Genomic window (Campylobacter sp. RM16704):
GCGAAAATATAGGCGAAGAAAAAGCTAAGGTTTTTGAACGCATTTACAACGCTAAAGGCATAGTTAGTAAAATTGATGATGAGTTTTTAAAAAGTTTTGATTTAAGCGAATTTGATTTAATCATTGATGCGATTGATGATATACCTGCTAAGGTTGCTTTGGCTAATTTAATTGATTTAAAAAAGCAAATTTTTATCTCTTCCACTGGTGGAGCTAGGAAGCTTGATCCAACGCGTATTAAAACAACGAGTATATTTAAAACCCATGGCGATGCCCTAGCTAAAAAATTCCGCTATGAGCTTAGAAAATCAGGTTTTAAAGGAGATTTTGAAGTGGTATTTTCAGATGAAGAAGCTCATTGTAAAGATCTTGGCTCATTTATGGGTGTGACAGCTTCTTTTGGACTTGCCCTAGCTTCTTTAGCTCTAAGGAAAGTGCTTGATAAGAAAGCTTGATATAAAAGATTTAGCTTCTTGCATCAAGCTTTTTAAGCAAAGTGTATCAATGCTTTGTAAAAACGATTACACAAAAGAACAAATTCATGCATGGACTAATATAGACC
Coding sequences:
- a CDS encoding dinucleotide-utilizing enzyme, molybdopterin/thiamine biosynthesis family 1, which gives rise to MDRYTRIKWLVNEENFIKFQNTKVLVCGLGGVGGICVDTLFRSGFSDLTLIDADRFETTNQNRQLHSENIGEEKAKVFERIYNAKGIVSKIDDEFLKSFDLSEFDLIIDAIDDIPAKVALANLIDLKKQIFISSTGGARKLDPTRIKTTSIFKTHGDALAKKFRYELRKSGFKGDFEVVFSDEEAHCKDLGSFMGVTASFGLALASLALRKVLDKKA